A stretch of Mucilaginibacter terrae DNA encodes these proteins:
- the moaC gene encoding cyclic pyranopterin monophosphate synthase MoaC: MNNSDKTFTHINPESGFPAMVDVGDKLVSKRTAVAQSIVVLGNEIMQQLEGNDIQTKKGPVFQTAIIGGTMAAKKTADLIPLCHPLALENCKVNISVNEDHEVVIECTVSITSKTGVEMEALTGASVAALTIYDMCKAFSHHIVIKETKLLRKTGGKNDYNG, encoded by the coding sequence ATGAATAATTCCGACAAAACATTTACCCATATTAACCCCGAAAGTGGTTTCCCTGCTATGGTAGATGTTGGTGATAAGCTGGTAAGCAAACGTACAGCAGTGGCTCAAAGTATAGTGGTGCTTGGTAATGAAATTATGCAGCAGCTTGAAGGAAATGATATTCAAACTAAAAAGGGGCCCGTATTTCAAACCGCTATTATTGGCGGCACTATGGCTGCAAAAAAAACTGCAGATCTGATACCCCTATGCCATCCGTTGGCTTTAGAGAATTGCAAGGTAAACATCAGCGTTAATGAAGATCATGAAGTAGTAATTGAATGTACTGTGAGCATTACATCTAAAACCGGTGTCGAAATGGAGGCCTTAACGGGGGCAAGTGTTGCTGCATTAACCATTTACGATATGTGCAAAGCATTTTCACACCATATTGTTATTAAGGAGACAAAATTGCTTAGAAAAACTGGTGGTAAAAACGATTACAATGGCTAA
- a CDS encoding HesA/MoeB/ThiF family protein, giving the protein MPNGDLTKPNQKLPLQGAGGLRYARQVGLAGFGLAGQQKLASAKVLVVGAGGLGVPVLQYLTGMGVGTIGIIDADVISLSNLHRQVLYTDNEVGQSKAYTAAAKLGELNSEVDFKIYNELLSVHNALNVIGNFDMVVDSTDNFSSRYLINDACVILNKPFVYGAVQQYEGHVSVFNYQDGPTYRCLYPTPPVAGEIPDCNTAGVLGVAPGIVGCQQALQVVKVITGIGKTISGYLQIFDFLEDSQYKMKLKTKPENKQITTLQTSYEAVVCKTVSLLSVDELYDWYEAGKEFQLLDVREADEFEEEHLEGAISIPYSEFKPTNVIVDKLKPMVMFCQKGARSNKTSQLLQQQYPTATIYSVLGGMDYWQDEFDDEYLVKNNLKVLPPKAEKDLGGAIL; this is encoded by the coding sequence ATGCCCAACGGAGATTTAACTAAGCCCAATCAAAAACTACCCCTTCAGGGAGCCGGGGGGCTCCGCTACGCCCGCCAGGTTGGTTTGGCTGGATTTGGTTTGGCGGGACAGCAAAAATTGGCTTCGGCTAAAGTTTTGGTAGTGGGTGCAGGTGGCTTAGGGGTGCCTGTGCTGCAATATTTAACGGGTATGGGCGTGGGTACAATTGGTATTATTGATGCCGATGTAATTAGCCTGAGCAACTTGCACCGGCAGGTTTTATATACGGATAATGAAGTAGGGCAAAGTAAAGCATATACCGCCGCTGCCAAATTAGGTGAGCTAAACAGCGAGGTTGACTTTAAAATATACAATGAGTTACTTAGCGTGCATAATGCGCTAAATGTAATAGGCAATTTTGATATGGTAGTTGATTCTACCGACAATTTTAGCAGCCGGTATTTAATAAATGATGCCTGTGTAATATTGAATAAACCATTTGTATACGGTGCTGTGCAGCAGTACGAAGGGCATGTAAGCGTTTTTAATTACCAGGATGGACCAACTTACCGTTGCCTGTACCCAACCCCGCCCGTTGCGGGTGAAATACCTGATTGCAATACGGCCGGTGTGTTAGGTGTAGCTCCCGGAATCGTAGGCTGTCAGCAGGCTTTACAGGTGGTTAAGGTAATAACGGGCATAGGTAAAACAATATCGGGTTACTTACAAATATTTGATTTTTTGGAAGACAGTCAGTATAAAATGAAGCTGAAAACAAAGCCCGAAAACAAACAAATAACTACCCTGCAAACCAGTTACGAGGCTGTTGTGTGCAAAACGGTATCGCTGTTATCGGTAGATGAGCTGTACGATTGGTACGAGGCCGGTAAAGAATTTCAATTGCTGGATGTACGTGAGGCAGATGAGTTTGAAGAAGAACACCTGGAAGGCGCTATTTCAATACCTTATTCCGAGTTTAAACCAACAAATGTAATTGTTGATAAGCTCAAACCCATGGTGATGTTTTGCCAAAAAGGAGCACGCAGTAACAAAACCTCACAACTGCTGCAACAGCAATATCCAACTGCCACAATTTATAGTGTTTTAGGCGGAATGGATTACTGGCAGGATGAGTTTGATGATGAATATTTGGTGAAGAACAATTTAAAAGTCCTTCCGCCTAAGGCGGAGAAGGATTTAGGAGGGGCCATTTTATGA
- a CDS encoding ATP-binding cassette domain-containing protein — translation MIKISIQKKLHMAGGDGALNIDVELPVQSFTALYGASGAGKTSLLRIIAGLLQPEQGIIEVNGKIWLNTAKKINLPPQKRNIGLVFQDYALFPNMTVEENLLYALPANANKSKVQQLIEITGLQNLAQQKPQVLSGGQKQRVALARALVRQPEILLLDEPLSAVDDATRINLQNELQLIHQQLKLTTVLVSHHIPEIYKLANRVIRMDQGSILQAGTPAQVFGLHQQQGKLILIGEVLFADDSRIEILAQGNIIPIPTSAQTHSLKVGDKVSIHAADLSLQKLS, via the coding sequence ATGATAAAAATCAGTATACAGAAAAAACTGCATATGGCAGGTGGCGATGGGGCGCTCAATATTGATGTAGAGCTACCGGTTCAATCATTCACCGCCTTATACGGCGCATCCGGCGCGGGCAAAACCAGTTTATTGCGCATAATTGCCGGATTATTGCAGCCCGAGCAGGGCATCATTGAAGTTAACGGAAAAATCTGGCTCAACACTGCTAAAAAAATAAACCTGCCGCCGCAAAAACGTAACATAGGTTTGGTGTTTCAGGATTATGCCCTGTTTCCTAATATGACGGTGGAGGAAAACTTATTGTACGCCCTGCCTGCTAATGCCAATAAAAGCAAAGTGCAGCAATTAATTGAAATAACAGGCCTGCAAAACCTGGCACAGCAAAAACCGCAGGTCTTGTCGGGCGGGCAAAAACAGCGTGTGGCCTTGGCCCGTGCCCTGGTGCGCCAACCCGAAATTCTTTTGCTGGATGAACCCTTGTCGGCTGTGGATGATGCAACGCGCATTAACCTGCAAAACGAGCTGCAACTTATTCACCAACAACTTAAATTAACCACGGTGCTGGTTAGTCATCACATCCCCGAAATTTATAAATTGGCTAATAGGGTTATCCGCATGGATCAGGGAAGCATTTTGCAAGCCGGAACACCTGCCCAGGTATTTGGCCTGCACCAACAACAAGGCAAACTAATTTTAATTGGTGAAGTATTATTTGCCGATGATAGCCGCATCGAAATCCTTGCACAGGGTAATATTATACCAATCCCCACATCGGCACAAACCCATAGCCTAAAAGTGGGCGATAAGGTAAGTATACATGCCGCTGACCTTTCTTTACAAAAGCTTTCGTAA
- a CDS encoding NTP transferase domain-containing protein has translation MAKHQKHAKLSKPGYGEFHRNELAILGTNCAAIRNLVNGIIQELNQQYNIAYVDTEHNGSAINEDSVLTNGGSVEFIDKITYRSISYKHSFNPFQNRVLFNEQDFVLVNGNHFIAQSQVIVIDPAKPLEKKLEKLTNVQLILLTDDVSSLPDYLIKHLPVGFAAPILKLSDTLAITTFVSNWLKQKLSPLNGLVLAGGKSERMQTDKGGINYFGQSQRIHMHELLSAHCAQTFISYANAATINAEENLPAITDTFIGLGSLGGILSAFQNNPNTAWLTVACDLPYLSAQTLAYLVEQRNPSKMATCFMDSDSQFPEPLITIWEPRAYPAMLQFLSQGYSCPRKVLINSEVELLQVPDVADLQNINYPEERDRVMQHLQRTS, from the coding sequence ATGGCTAAACATCAGAAACACGCAAAATTATCAAAGCCCGGTTATGGCGAGTTTCATCGTAATGAGTTGGCCATATTAGGTACAAACTGTGCCGCCATACGTAATTTGGTTAATGGTATAATACAAGAACTGAACCAGCAATACAACATTGCTTATGTTGATACTGAGCATAATGGTTCTGCAATTAATGAAGATTCCGTATTAACTAATGGTGGTTCGGTTGAGTTTATAGACAAAATTACTTATCGGAGTATAAGCTATAAACATTCGTTCAATCCCTTTCAAAACCGGGTGCTGTTTAACGAACAGGATTTTGTATTGGTTAACGGCAATCACTTTATTGCCCAAAGCCAGGTTATAGTTATCGACCCGGCAAAACCACTGGAAAAAAAACTGGAAAAGCTAACCAATGTGCAACTCATTTTGCTGACTGATGATGTTAGCAGCCTGCCCGATTATCTTATAAAGCATTTGCCTGTTGGTTTTGCAGCTCCAATTTTAAAACTAAGCGATACGCTTGCTATTACAACTTTTGTTAGCAATTGGCTTAAGCAAAAACTGTCGCCATTAAACGGCTTGGTATTAGCCGGCGGTAAAAGCGAGCGTATGCAAACCGATAAGGGTGGCATAAATTACTTTGGGCAAAGCCAGCGCATACACATGCACGAATTATTAAGTGCGCACTGTGCCCAAACATTTATTTCATATGCAAATGCCGCAACCATAAATGCTGAAGAGAATTTACCTGCAATTACAGATACATTTATAGGATTAGGGTCTTTGGGCGGTATACTTTCGGCTTTTCAAAATAATCCAAATACTGCATGGCTAACTGTTGCTTGCGATTTACCTTATTTATCGGCACAAACATTAGCCTATTTGGTCGAGCAACGTAATCCGTCAAAAATGGCTACCTGTTTTATGGATAGTGATAGCCAGTTTCCCGAACCGTTGATTACCATTTGGGAGCCACGTGCTTATCCGGCTATGTTACAGTTTTTGAGCCAGGGTTATTCCTGTCCGCGCAAGGTGCTCATCAATTCGGAAGTTGAGTTATTGCAGGTTCCTGATGTTGCCGACCTTCAAAATATAAACTACCCTGAAGAACGCGATAGGGTAATGCAGCATTTGCAGCGAACCTCATAG
- a CDS encoding nucleotidyltransferase family protein, with product MTGIIILAAGASTRMGKPKQQLIYEQKTLLQRSIDAALGISNAIVYVVLGANAEVIKLTIEHLPVNIIYNDDWESGMSSSIKAGITALSAYPDVDDALLMLCDQPFVDAALLKQLIGLKTSAPSYIIACGYSDTIGVPALFSKNHFSQLLALTGNEGAKKLLMQQQSTVITLPFIQGSIDIDTPDDLKRLKKGQL from the coding sequence ATGACCGGCATTATCATACTTGCGGCCGGGGCATCAACCCGAATGGGGAAACCCAAACAGCAACTAATTTATGAACAAAAAACGCTGTTGCAGCGCAGTATTGATGCAGCCTTGGGGATATCCAATGCAATTGTTTACGTGGTATTAGGGGCTAATGCCGAAGTTATCAAACTAACCATTGAACATTTACCGGTCAACATTATTTATAATGATGATTGGGAAAGCGGCATGTCATCATCAATAAAAGCAGGAATAACAGCTTTAAGCGCGTACCCCGATGTTGACGATGCCTTGCTCATGTTATGCGACCAGCCTTTTGTAGATGCCGCCTTGCTTAAGCAACTGATCGGGCTAAAAACATCAGCTCCCTCTTATATTATTGCCTGCGGATATAGCGATACCATTGGCGTGCCTGCATTATTTAGTAAAAATCATTTTAGTCAACTGTTGGCTTTAACTGGTAACGAAGGAGCAAAAAAGTTATTAATGCAGCAACAAAGCACCGTTATAACCCTCCCTTTTATCCAAGGCAGTATTGATATTGATACCCCCGACGATTTAAAGAGGCTTAAAAAAGGTCAATTATAA
- the moaA gene encoding GTP 3',8-cyclase MoaA, which translates to MKENVLIDQYGRQLNYLRLSVTDRCNFRCYYCMPEEGIDFARRKDLMSFEEMLQLSTIFCNLGVSKIRITGGEPFIRNGIMPFLQKLRVVDGLDEITVTSNGTLSAKYQAGLLQMGIRKINISLDSLSRERFEQITRRDNFESVYAGIFKLLNSGFEVKLNCVVAENKNIQDIIPFIELTRENALSVRFLEEMPFNGSDGSQVLSDWNHVRIYDYIHQHYPNAGQLISETSSTSINYKIPGYKGSFGIIPSFSRTFCGTCNRIRLSATGELRTCLYGLPATNLRDLLRKGASTEDIEQQILIAVSKREADGFAAEAASMGEINTSMSVLGG; encoded by the coding sequence ATGAAAGAAAACGTACTTATTGATCAATATGGCAGGCAACTGAATTACCTGCGGCTATCGGTAACCGACCGCTGTAATTTTAGGTGCTACTATTGTATGCCCGAAGAAGGCATCGATTTTGCGCGCCGTAAAGATCTGATGTCGTTTGAGGAGATGTTGCAGCTATCAACCATATTCTGCAACCTGGGCGTTTCTAAAATACGTATTACCGGTGGCGAGCCATTCATCCGCAACGGTATAATGCCCTTTTTACAAAAGCTGCGGGTAGTTGACGGTTTGGATGAAATAACTGTTACCAGCAACGGAACCCTTTCGGCTAAATACCAGGCCGGGTTGCTGCAAATGGGCATCCGCAAGATCAATATCAGTCTCGACTCGTTAAGCCGCGAACGCTTTGAGCAAATAACCCGCCGCGATAATTTTGAAAGTGTGTACGCTGGGATCTTTAAACTGCTCAACAGCGGTTTCGAGGTGAAGCTAAACTGCGTGGTAGCCGAAAATAAGAATATTCAGGATATAATTCCTTTCATCGAACTAACCAGAGAGAACGCGCTGTCAGTGCGTTTTTTAGAGGAAATGCCCTTTAACGGCAGCGATGGCTCGCAGGTACTGTCAGACTGGAACCATGTGCGTATATATGATTATATCCATCAGCATTACCCTAACGCCGGCCAACTTATCAGCGAAACCAGTTCAACCTCGATTAATTATAAAATACCGGGTTACAAAGGGAGCTTTGGAATTATACCATCGTTTAGCCGTACCTTTTGCGGTACCTGTAACCGTATCCGCCTATCGGCAACCGGCGAACTGCGCACCTGCCTGTACGGCCTCCCTGCAACCAACCTGCGCGATTTACTGCGCAAAGGCGCATCCACAGAAGATATTGAACAGCAAATCCTGATAGCGGTAAGCAAACGCGAAGCCGATGGCTTTGCCGCCGAAGCTGCCAGTATGGGAGAGATCAATACGTCGATGTCGGTGTTGGGAGGATAG
- the moaD gene encoding molybdopterin converting factor subunit 1: MNILLFGITRDITGHSKLTVPANAGVSTVKELKSWLGQQYPAMQTLSSLAVAVDSEYAEDDDAIHAGQEIALIPPVSGG, from the coding sequence ATGAACATACTGCTATTTGGCATAACACGCGATATTACCGGGCATAGTAAGCTTACCGTGCCTGCCAATGCCGGTGTTAGTACAGTAAAGGAGCTTAAAAGCTGGCTTGGCCAACAATACCCGGCTATGCAAACTTTAAGTTCGCTGGCTGTGGCTGTTGATAGTGAGTATGCTGAGGACGATGATGCCATACATGCAGGACAAGAAATTGCCTTAATACCACCCGTGAGCGGCGGATAA
- a CDS encoding molybdenum cofactor biosynthesis protein MoaE: MLIKLVDHIDLNEAYAHLNSPDAGAVNLFVGTVRNQTKGKEVLRLDFEAYDAMALRQMEHVASLAMQKWPLAKVAVIHAVGAKEPGTPVVVVGVSSAHRDASFEACRFLIDELKKTVPIWKKEYFEDNSVWVNAHP, encoded by the coding sequence ATGCTGATAAAATTAGTTGACCATATAGATTTAAATGAGGCTTATGCCCACCTCAACTCGCCCGATGCGGGTGCGGTAAACCTGTTTGTAGGTACCGTACGTAATCAAACCAAGGGCAAGGAGGTTTTGAGGCTCGATTTTGAGGCCTATGATGCCATGGCACTCAGGCAAATGGAACATGTGGCCAGCCTGGCTATGCAAAAATGGCCTTTGGCTAAAGTTGCGGTAATACATGCGGTAGGTGCTAAAGAGCCGGGTACACCGGTAGTGGTGGTAGGCGTATCGTCGGCACACAGAGATGCCTCGTTTGAGGCTTGTCGTTTTTTGATAGACGAGTTGAAAAAAACGGTGCCCATATGGAAAAAGGAATATTTTGAAGATAACAGCGTTTGGGTGAATGCGCATCCGTAA
- a CDS encoding XdhC family protein: protein MKELEDIVKAFDIAQQHGKQTALATVVQVEGSSYRRAGARMLVTEDGELTGAISGGCLEGDALRKARLAMAQQQPMLVTYDTTDDDDAKLGVGLGCNGIIHILIEPIFADDEHQPINLFKKILSKRQNAVVVTLFSLTNRKAAQPGTCLFLRGDEFFIQYDTPELTMQLQADAEAVLKASRSATHTYTTPNGNELTAFVELLKPAVSLLIFGAGNDAIPLAQMAAVLGWHVTIIDGRANYAVAGRFPSAPKMLLAKPQEALSQLSIDENTVVVLMTHNYNYDLAMLRQLLPLQLTYVGSLGPKKKLERMLDELQQEGMTITPNQLQSIYGPTGLDIGAQTPEEISLSILSEIQAVLQQREGKSLRNKTTVIHVHEMDALPVNHENL, encoded by the coding sequence ATGAAGGAACTCGAAGATATTGTTAAAGCTTTTGACATTGCCCAACAGCATGGTAAGCAAACTGCGCTGGCTACGGTGGTGCAGGTGGAGGGCTCATCGTACCGCAGAGCCGGTGCCCGCATGCTGGTTACCGAAGATGGTGAACTTACCGGTGCCATAAGCGGCGGCTGTTTAGAGGGCGATGCCCTGCGCAAAGCCCGTTTGGCTATGGCACAACAACAACCCATGCTGGTAACTTATGATACCACCGACGATGACGATGCCAAGCTGGGCGTTGGCCTGGGCTGCAACGGCATTATCCATATCCTCATCGAACCCATATTTGCTGATGATGAGCATCAACCTATCAACCTTTTTAAAAAAATTTTAAGCAAGCGACAGAATGCCGTGGTTGTTACCCTGTTTTCGTTAACTAACCGCAAGGCAGCGCAACCGGGCACCTGTTTGTTTTTGAGGGGTGATGAGTTTTTTATTCAATACGATACCCCGGAGTTAACAATGCAGCTGCAAGCTGATGCCGAAGCGGTTTTGAAAGCAAGCCGGTCGGCCACGCATACTTACACTACGCCCAACGGAAATGAGCTAACCGCTTTTGTAGAGCTGTTAAAACCCGCTGTTTCATTACTGATATTTGGTGCCGGTAATGATGCCATTCCGCTGGCGCAAATGGCGGCAGTGCTGGGCTGGCATGTAACAATTATTGATGGCCGGGCAAATTACGCCGTAGCTGGCCGCTTTCCTTCGGCCCCAAAAATGTTGCTGGCTAAACCACAGGAAGCCTTATCGCAATTGAGCATTGACGAAAATACTGTAGTGGTGTTAATGACCCACAATTACAATTATGATCTGGCAATGCTCAGGCAGTTGCTTCCGCTGCAATTAACTTATGTAGGCAGCCTGGGTCCCAAAAAGAAATTGGAGCGTATGCTAGATGAATTACAGCAGGAAGGCATGACCATAACGCCCAACCAACTGCAAAGCATATATGGCCCGACCGGGTTAGATATTGGCGCGCAAACACCCGAAGAAATTTCATTATCTATACTATCCGAAATACAGGCCGTATTGCAGCAGCGAGAGGGTAAATCGTTACGGAACAAAACTACGGTTATACATGTCCATGAAATGGATGCCCTGCCGGTAAACCACGAAAATTTATGA
- a CDS encoding fibrobacter succinogenes major paralogous domain-containing protein → MHTYIYVLIGLLVISSTACNSAQSGHDTADTLTNKVPAKIAVTVPVGKVIDYDGNTYRTVKIGTQTWMAENLRVAHYNSGDAIAHIKSDKQWRNYPSGAWCIYNNDTTAHCGYLYNWHAVTDNRKLAPRGWHIPTDAEWEILAKHLGGLPVAGSKLKANNFWGADDHTATGQSLFNAQPCGMRNNNGIFDNKAFLAVWWTTTTEPDADFAANYRLLAQSTAIKLDVDDRVCGFSVRCIKD, encoded by the coding sequence ATGCATACTTATATATATGTACTGATAGGCTTGCTGGTAATTAGCAGCACTGCCTGCAATAGTGCTCAATCAGGCCATGATACTGCCGACACCCTAACTAACAAAGTACCCGCAAAAATTGCGGTAACCGTACCTGTTGGCAAAGTAATAGATTACGATGGCAATACATACCGTACCGTTAAAATAGGTACCCAAACATGGATGGCCGAAAACCTGCGTGTAGCACACTATAATAGTGGAGATGCCATAGCCCATATTAAGAGCGATAAGCAATGGCGCAATTACCCCTCCGGCGCCTGGTGTATATATAATAATGATACCACGGCCCATTGCGGTTACTTATATAACTGGCATGCGGTAACAGATAACCGGAAACTGGCCCCGCGCGGATGGCATATCCCTACCGATGCCGAGTGGGAGATACTTGCTAAGCACCTGGGCGGTTTGCCGGTGGCTGGCAGCAAACTCAAAGCAAACAACTTTTGGGGTGCTGATGATCATACAGCCACAGGGCAAAGCCTGTTTAACGCGCAACCTTGCGGAATGCGTAATAACAACGGCATATTTGATAACAAGGCCTTTTTGGCCGTGTGGTGGACAACAACAACCGAACCCGACGCCGATTTTGCTGCCAATTATAGGTTATTAGCCCAAAGCACAGCCATAAAGCTGGATGTTGACGACCGTGTTTGCGGCTTTAGCGTGCGTTGTATTAAAGATTGA
- the modA gene encoding molybdate ABC transporter substrate-binding protein: MKLTLFALTILLVPFCSNAQRLRIAAAANAQFVSQELVKEFKQLTGIEPELIIGSSGKFTAQIEQGAPFDIFMSADMKYPQELYEKQLTIGKPEVYAYGTLVLWSNTTIKLPVNNLIKADIRKIAVANPKLAPYGEATIQTLQKLKLYTQLQPKIVYGESIAQVNQYLLTGAVDVAFTAKSVVLDPAQKDKGSYTEIDSKLYKPIAQAVVILKSSTGGNLQQVKKFYKFLFSAQAKAIFKAYGYK; the protein is encoded by the coding sequence ATGAAACTAACACTATTTGCCCTTACCATTTTGTTGGTGCCATTTTGCTCAAATGCACAACGTTTACGTATTGCGGCGGCCGCTAATGCCCAATTTGTAAGCCAGGAATTGGTAAAAGAGTTTAAACAACTGACCGGTATAGAACCAGAACTGATTATAGGTTCATCAGGCAAATTTACTGCACAAATTGAACAGGGCGCACCGTTTGATATATTCATGTCGGCCGATATGAAATACCCCCAAGAGCTTTATGAAAAACAGCTTACTATAGGTAAACCAGAGGTTTATGCTTACGGAACATTGGTGTTATGGAGCAATACTACAATAAAGCTGCCCGTAAACAACCTCATAAAAGCCGATATTAGAAAAATAGCCGTTGCTAATCCTAAATTAGCCCCCTATGGCGAGGCCACAATTCAAACTTTGCAAAAACTTAAACTATACACCCAGCTTCAACCTAAAATAGTTTACGGCGAAAGCATTGCACAGGTAAATCAATACTTACTTACCGGTGCGGTTGATGTGGCATTTACAGCAAAATCGGTAGTGTTAGATCCTGCACAAAAAGATAAAGGAAGCTACACCGAAATCGATAGCAAGTTATATAAACCCATTGCCCAGGCAGTGGTTATTCTTAAATCATCAACAGGTGGGAATTTGCAACAGGTAAAGAAATTTTATAAGTTTTTGTTTAGCGCTCAAGCAAAGGCGATATTTAAAGCCTATGGTTACAAATAG
- the modB gene encoding molybdate ABC transporter permease subunit, translating into MMYQPLWLTFKLALATTLCLLLLGIPIAAVLAKSRSKLKPFLEAIISLPLVLPPSVLGFYLLLAFSPQNGFGKMLDVAFNIRLLFSFSGLVISSIIYSLPFMVHPVQAGLEALPASLREASQTLGKSSWQTFIKVLLPNIKPALLTGIILTFAHTLGEFGLVLMIGGNIPGVTKVASIAIYDEVESLNFSTAHIYAAILMVVSFVILLTVYLTNKRLNKSRIAT; encoded by the coding sequence ATGATGTATCAACCCCTATGGCTTACTTTCAAATTGGCACTTGCAACTACCTTGTGCTTGTTACTGCTGGGTATTCCCATAGCGGCGGTACTGGCCAAAAGCCGGTCTAAACTGAAGCCTTTTTTAGAAGCCATTATTAGTTTGCCTTTAGTGCTGCCGCCATCGGTGCTGGGTTTTTATTTGTTGCTGGCTTTTAGTCCGCAAAATGGTTTTGGTAAAATGCTGGATGTAGCTTTTAACATCAGGCTTTTATTTTCTTTTTCCGGGTTAGTAATTAGTTCAATTATTTACAGTTTGCCGTTTATGGTGCACCCGGTACAGGCGGGATTAGAAGCTTTGCCGGCCAGCTTGCGCGAAGCATCGCAAACGTTGGGAAAATCAAGCTGGCAAACGTTTATTAAAGTTTTGCTGCCCAATATAAAACCAGCCTTGTTAACGGGCATTATCCTTACGTTTGCCCATACGCTGGGCGAATTTGGTTTGGTACTCATGATTGGCGGCAATATTCCGGGCGTTACCAAAGTAGCATCCATTGCCATTTATGATGAGGTAGAATCGCTCAATTTTAGTACTGCGCATATTTATGCGGCTATATTGATGGTGGTTTCGTTTGTTATATTGTTAACGGTATACCTTACCAACAAACGTTTAAACAAAAGCCGCATAGCCACATGA
- a CDS encoding molybdopterin molybdotransferase MoeA — translation MISVTQALQIISAQATRFAIEEIDLLQSTGRILAQIVVADRDFPPFNRATMDGVAISSQSFEEGARCFNIEDIQPAGHPQKELKDDNNCIEIMTGAMLPIGTDAVVRYEDLDIANGVATVNLNSVSPYQNVHLKGTDEKKGEILANAGVKITPAIIAAMATVGLSTVKVYCLPRVAVCSTGDELVPVTQQPESHQIRQSNSYMLLSALQQEGITATNYHLPDEPEAMTSQMKTMLQQYDVLLFSGAVSKGKFDFLPQVLQQLGMQTLFHSIAQKPGKPLLLGQFNNGPIVFGFPGNPVSTWVCYQLYFKAWLYQSLGIAIPSVSAELGKTVVFKPALTHHLLVKLNYKNGRIIAQPIDTSTSGDMVNLMKADGFLSLPANEEVFAEGRVFEVQLF, via the coding sequence ATGATCTCCGTAACCCAAGCCCTCCAAATCATATCAGCCCAAGCCACACGCTTTGCCATTGAAGAAATTGACCTGTTGCAGTCTACCGGCCGCATACTTGCGCAAATCGTTGTAGCCGACCGAGATTTTCCGCCCTTTAATCGTGCTACCATGGATGGTGTTGCCATCAGCAGCCAGTCGTTTGAAGAGGGTGCCCGTTGTTTTAATATAGAAGACATTCAGCCCGCAGGCCATCCGCAAAAAGAGCTTAAAGACGATAATAACTGCATCGAAATTATGACTGGTGCAATGCTGCCTATAGGTACCGATGCCGTGGTGAGGTATGAAGATCTTGATATTGCTAATGGAGTTGCAACCGTAAATCTTAATTCAGTTTCGCCTTACCAAAACGTGCATTTAAAAGGCACCGATGAAAAGAAAGGCGAAATACTGGCAAATGCAGGTGTGAAAATTACTCCCGCTATTATTGCGGCTATGGCTACAGTGGGGCTATCAACCGTAAAGGTTTACTGCCTGCCGCGCGTAGCCGTATGCTCTACCGGCGATGAGTTGGTGCCTGTTACGCAGCAACCCGAATCGCATCAAATCCGGCAATCCAATAGTTATATGCTGCTGTCGGCCTTGCAGCAGGAGGGTATTACGGCAACAAACTATCACCTGCCCGACGAGCCCGAAGCCATGACCAGCCAAATGAAAACCATGCTGCAGCAATATGATGTGCTGTTGTTTTCGGGTGCGGTATCAAAAGGTAAGTTTGATTTTTTGCCGCAGGTATTGCAGCAACTGGGCATGCAAACGCTGTTTCATAGCATAGCCCAAAAACCGGGGAAACCCCTGTTGCTTGGCCAGTTTAATAACGGACCAATTGTGTTTGGTTTTCCGGGAAACCCGGTATCAACCTGGGTTTGCTACCAATTATATTTTAAGGCGTGGCTGTACCAATCGTTAGGAATTGCCATACCATCTGTTTCGGCAGAGCTGGGTAAAACTGTGGTATTTAAACCGGCACTTACACACCATCTACTGGTAAAATTAAATTACAAAAACGGCCGAATAATAGCCCAACCCATTGACACCTCAACCTCGGGCGATATGGTGAACCTCATGAAGGCCGACGGTTTTTTAAGCCTCCCCGCCAACGAAGAAGTGTTTGCCGAAGGAAGAGTTTTCGAGGTGCAATTGTTCTGA